A genomic segment from Aridibaculum aurantiacum encodes:
- a CDS encoding T9SS type A sorting domain-containing protein, protein MKKIFTLTILFFFAITGSTVLAQQATVYATVNSGSWGSSAIWETFSSYTAAMAATPGSGSPASSVPSGTHNVLIRNGHTVTMGASNRGCKSIIIANGGKLWANETTARRLQLGAGGTGFTYPLVDTVQVDGALGGASDGLFIESGTNAQHIKIFGSGTIDIQRIRTIGGSGATDATTPGVLMVDIDANINLWQASNYALSLVYNPATTDNYTLTIFPNRTVTVKEPTAYAHNSQNSTNYGRYTYNIKGTLDLTASTANNNYIVPAPATSRLTVNVDGGNWKLGTNFRADTSQTSPVSAGILQLSLTNNGRVDATMTTNFNVGKTFDGSGNVRDLVFGTDGTSFIRRTAGTSEVNFPVGVTGPNTPNDVNIVNTGTPDQFEVSVKSTFDVPVPDPSRTLNRQWTINETVPGGSVATVRLAWVAADQPASFNPNGQVYILRYNGTNWNESYPATVTGTGTANDPYVATATGITLFSPFTVSNSSVLPLNLVSFNAKNDGTGNKLTWTTTNEQNVSHFEVETSVDGRDFRKIGSVTARNTGANSSYDFAHAVRVAGTVYYRLKMVDKDGTFTYSSVVKITTSTKGDFTISPNPVKGGVANLQLANLEKGTYTISLFNSIGQVVLNRTIDFNGGVTSFPLQLPGGTKSGIYNLQLRNGAEVITKKVIVE, encoded by the coding sequence ATGAAAAAGATTTTTACGCTTACCATCTTATTCTTCTTCGCTATTACGGGTAGTACCGTATTGGCACAACAGGCCACAGTGTATGCCACTGTTAATTCAGGCTCATGGGGCTCTTCTGCCATTTGGGAGACCTTCTCTAGTTATACGGCAGCAATGGCTGCTACTCCCGGATCAGGCTCACCTGCTAGTTCTGTTCCTTCTGGAACACACAACGTGCTTATCCGTAACGGTCATACAGTGACCATGGGAGCATCTAACAGGGGTTGTAAAAGCATCATTATTGCCAATGGTGGTAAACTTTGGGCAAATGAAACCACCGCTAGACGTTTACAATTAGGTGCCGGTGGAACAGGATTCACTTACCCACTAGTAGATACTGTACAAGTTGATGGTGCTTTGGGTGGTGCCAGTGATGGTTTGTTTATTGAGTCAGGTACTAATGCACAGCATATCAAGATCTTTGGATCAGGTACCATCGATATTCAAAGAATAAGGACCATTGGTGGATCAGGCGCAACAGATGCTACCACCCCAGGTGTTTTAATGGTAGATATAGATGCAAACATCAACCTGTGGCAAGCCAGCAACTATGCTTTGTCTTTGGTATACAATCCTGCCACAACAGACAATTATACACTTACGATCTTCCCAAATAGAACAGTGACCGTTAAAGAGCCTACAGCTTATGCTCACAACAGCCAGAACTCAACCAACTACGGTAGGTATACCTACAATATAAAAGGTACTCTTGATCTGACTGCCTCAACTGCAAATAACAACTACATCGTTCCTGCACCAGCTACATCTCGCTTAACTGTGAACGTAGATGGTGGCAACTGGAAGCTTGGTACCAATTTCAGAGCTGATACTTCTCAAACATCTCCTGTAAGTGCTGGTATTTTGCAATTGAGCCTTACAAACAATGGCCGTGTAGATGCTACTATGACCACTAATTTTAATGTAGGTAAGACTTTCGATGGAAGTGGAAATGTTCGTGACCTTGTTTTTGGTACAGATGGTACCAGCTTCATCAGGCGCACAGCGGGTACTTCAGAGGTTAATTTCCCTGTAGGTGTTACCGGACCTAACACTCCAAACGATGTGAACATCGTTAACACAGGAACTCCTGACCAATTTGAAGTATCTGTAAAGAGTACATTTGACGTGCCAGTTCCTGATCCGTCCAGGACTTTAAACAGGCAGTGGACAATTAATGAAACAGTACCTGGTGGAAGCGTAGCTACCGTAAGACTTGCATGGGTTGCTGCTGACCAACCAGCATCCTTCAACCCAAATGGCCAGGTGTACATTCTTCGTTACAACGGAACTAACTGGAACGAAAGCTATCCTGCAACTGTTACAGGTACAGGTACAGCAAACGACCCATACGTAGCAACAGCTACTGGTATCACGTTATTTTCACCATTTACAGTATCTAATTCAAGTGTATTACCGCTAAATCTGGTTTCCTTCAATGCTAAGAATGATGGTACAGGTAACAAGTTAACCTGGACTACAACTAATGAGCAGAACGTAAGTCATTTTGAAGTTGAGACCAGCGTAGATGGAAGAGACTTTAGAAAAATAGGTTCGGTAACAGCAAGAAACACAGGAGCCAATAGTTCATATGACTTTGCACATGCAGTTCGTGTAGCAGGTACTGTTTACTACAGGCTTAAAATGGTGGATAAAGACGGCACCTTTACTTATAGCTCTGTTGTAAAAATTACTACATCTACTAAAGGAGATTTCACTATCTCTCCAAATCCTGTAAAAGGTGGAGTAGCCAATCTTCAACTAGCTAACCTGGAAAAAGGTACTTATACAATCAGCCTATTCAACAGCATTGGCCAGGTTGTTCTTAACAGAACAATTGATTTCAATGGTGGAGTTACTTCATTCCCGCTGCAACTGCCAGGTGGTACCAAATCTGGTATTTATAACCTGCAACTGCGCAATGGTGCTGAGGTTATTACTAAAAAAGTAATTGTAGAATAA
- a CDS encoding T9SS type A sorting domain-containing protein produces MKRMLLKSLFALSCALAVKAAEAQNDVYWREGFDGSDISTTNPGNQGGAQPFYAEGSSSGTWYLYGAYRTTGQACPSPYGPGHIRFRGGSIAGGALQQLITPIVNHGVNEVHFTSTRSSRTFNFYWTADTAATTANWNAAGTSSPSTLCVDNTITINQPTARRIKIESNGDSDIDSIWLTSVSPLPVTFGGVSAAEVSGRVRVTWKIFTEDNTARYEIERSSDGRNFASVGTVGATQAGNYSWLDASPIKGTSFYRIKAIDRDGASMYSGILRILTGSKGDVSISPNPVKGGAVNLQVSNLDRGTYTVSVFNGIGQVVLTRTIEFNGGVSSFPLQLPGGTKAGIYNLQLRNGAEVITKKVIVE; encoded by the coding sequence ATGAAAAGAATGTTACTAAAATCATTGTTTGCTTTATCATGCGCGCTTGCTGTTAAGGCTGCTGAAGCCCAGAATGATGTTTACTGGCGTGAAGGGTTTGATGGATCTGATATTTCCACAACAAATCCAGGAAACCAAGGAGGTGCACAACCTTTTTATGCCGAAGGTTCAAGTTCTGGAACCTGGTATTTGTATGGCGCTTACCGTACCACTGGACAAGCATGTCCTTCTCCATATGGCCCTGGCCATATTCGCTTTAGGGGAGGTTCAATTGCAGGAGGAGCTCTACAGCAACTTATAACTCCTATCGTAAATCATGGAGTTAATGAGGTTCATTTTACCAGCACAAGATCATCAAGGACATTCAATTTTTACTGGACAGCAGATACCGCTGCCACTACCGCAAATTGGAACGCGGCGGGTACATCTAGCCCATCAACTCTTTGTGTTGACAATACGATTACGATCAACCAGCCAACCGCAAGAAGGATCAAAATAGAATCAAATGGAGATTCTGACATTGACAGTATTTGGTTAACCAGCGTATCTCCTCTTCCTGTTACTTTTGGCGGAGTTTCTGCTGCAGAAGTATCTGGTAGGGTACGTGTAACATGGAAAATTTTCACAGAAGATAACACTGCTCGATATGAAATTGAACGCTCTTCTGACGGCAGAAATTTCGCTTCAGTTGGAACTGTTGGCGCAACTCAAGCTGGAAATTATTCTTGGTTAGATGCCAGCCCAATAAAAGGAACAAGCTTCTATCGCATCAAGGCAATTGATAGAGATGGCGCTTCTATGTATAGCGGAATACTTCGTATTCTAACAGGTAGTAAAGGAGATGTTTCAATCTCTCCAAACCCTGTTAAAGGCGGTGCTGTCAATCTACAGGTATCAAATCTTGACAGAGGTACTTACACAGTTTCTGTTTTCAATGGAATTGGCCAGGTAGTTCTTACAAGGACAATAGAATTTAACGGTGGTGTTTCTTCATTCCCGCTGCAACTGCCAGGAGGTACCAAAGCTGGTATCTACAACCTGCAACTGCGTAATGGAGCTGAGGTGATCACTAAGAAAGTAATTGTAGAATAA
- a CDS encoding rhamnogalacturonan acetylesterase, whose protein sequence is MKKPKTFLLSASILAIMAFTAPVKKTTVWLVGDSTIAIKETRRYPETGWGMPFVHFFDSTVQIENRAKNGRSTRTFISEKLWQPVSEGMKEGDYLFIQFGHNDESKEKTDRYTTPEDYKANITRFVNEARQKKAQPVLITPVSRRKFKDGKQVPTHEVYSQLVKELAAELKVPLIDLDAKSQALYQKLGEEPSKLLFLQLAANEHPNYPEGKNDNTHFSELGARLVAQLVLQEIKALNLDLANKVVKPVKK, encoded by the coding sequence ATGAAAAAACCTAAGACATTTCTACTATCTGCTTCTATTTTAGCCATAATGGCTTTTACTGCCCCTGTTAAAAAAACAACGGTATGGCTGGTAGGTGATTCTACCATTGCCATCAAGGAAACAAGAAGGTACCCTGAAACAGGATGGGGTATGCCTTTCGTCCACTTTTTTGACTCAACAGTGCAAATAGAAAACAGGGCAAAGAATGGCCGCAGTACCCGCACCTTTATTTCCGAAAAACTTTGGCAGCCAGTTTCTGAAGGAATGAAAGAAGGAGATTACCTGTTCATACAATTTGGCCACAACGACGAGTCGAAAGAAAAAACAGACCGTTATACCACACCGGAAGATTATAAAGCAAATATTACAAGGTTTGTAAATGAGGCGCGCCAGAAGAAGGCACAGCCAGTGCTCATAACTCCTGTTAGCCGCCGCAAGTTCAAAGATGGTAAGCAGGTACCAACGCATGAAGTTTATTCGCAGCTGGTAAAGGAATTGGCTGCTGAGCTGAAAGTTCCTTTGATAGACCTGGATGCAAAAAGCCAGGCGCTGTACCAGAAGTTAGGAGAAGAGCCTTCTAAACTTTTGTTCTTACAACTAGCTGCCAATGAGCATCCGAATTATCCTGAAGGAAAGAATGACAATACCCACTTTAGCGAGCTAGGTGCACGCTTAGTAGCACAACTTGTATTGCAGGAAATAAAAGCGCTTAACCTTGATCTTGCTAATAAAGTAGTGAAACCAGTAAAGAAGTAA
- the tatC gene encoding twin-arginine translocase subunit TatC yields MASILKRLPFKTTDEQAEMTFIDHLEVLRWHIVRSLVAILIFAIAIFLHIDWVFDRIITGPLQPDFVTYVQLCRLSHWLHIGDALCMPAINVKMQAIGFSSQFMSSITIAFVGGFIAAFPYVFWEFWRFIKPALTPGEVKNTRGSIFYVSFFFFLGAGFGYFLLGPFTFNFLSNYTLGSSQIMETRPTLDDYLENLVNLVLGCGIAFELPVLAYALTKMGLITPMFLKAYRKYAIVVILVLAAVITPSPDWTSQMLVFIPLFFLYQFSIVVSRRAMKQEEEKEKEWS; encoded by the coding sequence ATGGCGAGTATACTAAAGCGGTTACCATTCAAAACGACAGATGAGCAGGCAGAGATGACCTTTATAGATCACCTGGAAGTTTTACGGTGGCATATTGTGCGTTCGCTGGTGGCCATATTGATTTTCGCTATTGCTATTTTTCTTCACATCGATTGGGTTTTTGATCGCATTATTACCGGGCCTTTACAACCAGATTTTGTTACTTATGTTCAGCTGTGCCGGCTAAGCCATTGGCTTCATATAGGCGATGCTTTGTGTATGCCTGCCATCAATGTAAAGATGCAGGCAATTGGATTTAGCAGCCAGTTTATGAGTAGTATAACCATTGCTTTTGTAGGTGGTTTTATTGCTGCCTTTCCTTATGTTTTCTGGGAATTCTGGCGTTTTATAAAACCTGCACTTACACCGGGAGAAGTAAAAAATACCAGGGGTAGTATCTTCTATGTATCGTTCTTTTTCTTTCTCGGGGCTGGTTTTGGATATTTCCTTCTTGGACCGTTTACCTTCAATTTCTTATCTAACTATACGCTTGGTTCCAGCCAAATAATGGAAACGCGGCCAACCCTGGATGATTACCTTGAGAACCTGGTAAACCTGGTACTAGGTTGTGGGATAGCTTTTGAATTGCCTGTACTGGCATATGCGCTTACCAAAATGGGGTTGATAACTCCAATGTTCCTGAAGGCTTACCGCAAATATGCAATTGTAGTGATACTTGTATTGGCAGCTGTTATTACACCTAGTCCTGACTGGACGAGCCAGATGTTAGTTTTCATCCCGCTATTTTTCCTTTACCAGTTCAGCATTGTCGTTTCGCGCCGCGCCATGAAACAGGAAGAAGAGAAAGAAAAGGAATGGAGTTAG